Proteins from a genomic interval of Piscinibacter sp. HJYY11:
- a CDS encoding Hpt domain-containing protein: protein MSETMSEMSDDLSALAWVHEELRRSLDNAHKALRRFVKESESMSGSDVDAVDPAVLRTARQQIHQGVGALELVGLPSVAVVLRASEAAVQRFVAKPEKITEADVDAIELASFALLDYLQRMLSGKPVSSLALFPRYQAVQALAGAERVHPADLWNHDWRWLDLGKDSSVTPRALDQQAHDDFEKQLLPLLRGNNPKAASALSDLCAGLGLGASSLPAATQWKLAAAFFESQAAGLLKPDVYSKRVASRLLAQLRAFERGGADVSERLAQDMLFFCAQSASPGDGRKAPRLAAARQAYGLAQHVPADYEINRLGRFDPAVIAQARKRVSSAKDAWSGVAGGEMHRLGGLSEQFSLVGDSLKRLYPNGEMLADELQNAIAQTQQSGAAPQPPLAMEVATSVLYLEASLEDGDFDDPDEGKRVARLAQRIASVRAGHTPDPLEAWMEELYRRVSDRQTMGSVVQELRASLSEAEKHIDQFFRNPADRPALAPVPQLLSSMRGVLSVLGMDQAAHAVLRMRDDVDGLLATEVDPQQVVQSGTFDRLASNLGALGFLIDMLSVQPQVAKSLFVYDAQAGTLSPLMGRSAAARQATNLVVPAAPAPVEPRLIEQAQSLAFAAVSDRVPLDEVARDLDHLSQEAKAADQPELLATVEEAKEAIEHASSPEEVAAVREELSDKLADFVHTASGPIPLDEAPVVVAKAPPPPPLSPAPTSMATDLGDDPEMREIFLEEAREVIDTAKTALGALAHSPANIEQLTTVRRAFHTLKGSSRMVGLKEFGEAGWACEQVYNSWLADQKAADPSLLGFTTSTLDYFAEWVEAISRQNPAGFTSAPVKAAADALGRGEPIPAIAASPANDLQMVSLSFPVDLPSEKDLELKAAAAPAPAAPVAAPALPEVSFDLDLGSFDDPKPHAAPVAATPAPGIELRSLELPDSFDEQTVIEPRPAAEPLPAADSVELIELELDDKLFASDAPEVIEPAPAVAPEVSLPEVTVPEVSLPEVTVPVVAEQAEAAPEAPAQADDDQVKVVGDLRISIPLFNIYLNEADELSRRLTTEVAEWAMELHRPVGEVPIALAHSLAGNSATVGFADLSHLARLVEHALMRSQAIGSGTPEEARLFVDASEEVRRLLHQFAAGFLKPVAPELLQRLADHEISSARRLEAANAAEAAAPEVIEPVALVEEPVIAPEPVAAPPARVSRPAPLVEHADDALVAHVDSTFGGLDTNVGSLGQAEFKALAPLPVEDTARAAPVRADALDGEDDIDAVDAVDAELFPIFEEEAEELLPQLDGKLREWARRPTDNGPAAACMRTLHTLKGGARLAGAMRLGEMAHRLETAIEHLLAQSTVTTADVDALHARSDALSAVFEALRSRDAQAYAEAEDSLHATFSDEPVAPPPVVPLVQPVVAPVLPSLAVIETPPLAEPLGVSEPEVAPEQPVSAPRVAPAGEAAAAPSRDIDWSRFTGNVEADPAAKATGDRGVAASNAAVRVRGPLLERLVNQAGEVSITRSRIESEVGNMRNSLGDLTDNLERLRLQLRDIEFQAETQMISRQEAAKAAHEAFDPLESDRFTRFQELTRMMAESVNDVATVQRTLTRTLETTEDELASQARLTRDLQDDLLRTRMVEFESSSDRLYRVVRQAAKETGKQVRLDIVGGSIEIDRGVLDRMTPAFEHLLRNCVTHGIESPDARAGAGKDATGNIVVALHQEGNEVAVEFRDDGAGLNLARIRDKGLAMGLLNANEEHSAGDLANLIFTPGFSTAETVTELAGRGVGMDVVRSEVNAMGGRIETATAAGQGTSFKLVLPLTTAVTQVVMVRSGSTVVALPATLIEIVRRASAKELEDAYAQGTYTLGERSLLFFWFGSLLQESAVSQEPVGRTRPVVVVRSAQQRIALHVDEVLGTQEVVVKNLGPQLSRLPGLAGMTLLASGAVALIYNPVALATLFGESARAATVAALRSPNQPVAPTVEEQAVQAAPLVLVVDDSLTVRRVTQRLLVREGYRVTLAKDGIEALECLADELPQVVLSDIEMPRMDGFDLVRNIRGDTRLRALPVIMITSRIAQKHRDYAAELGVDHYLGKPYSEEDLLALIGRYTAMPTPV, encoded by the coding sequence ATGAGCGAGACCATGAGCGAGATGAGCGACGACCTGAGTGCCCTGGCGTGGGTCCACGAGGAGCTTCGGCGCTCGCTCGACAACGCCCACAAGGCCTTGCGTCGGTTCGTCAAGGAATCGGAGTCCATGAGCGGCTCCGACGTCGACGCCGTCGACCCCGCCGTGCTGCGCACCGCGCGCCAGCAGATCCACCAGGGCGTCGGTGCCCTCGAACTCGTGGGCCTGCCCTCGGTGGCCGTGGTGCTGCGCGCGAGCGAGGCTGCGGTGCAGCGTTTCGTCGCCAAGCCCGAGAAGATCACCGAAGCCGATGTCGACGCGATCGAGCTCGCCTCGTTCGCCCTGCTCGACTACCTGCAGCGCATGCTGTCGGGCAAGCCGGTCTCGTCGCTCGCGCTCTTCCCGCGCTACCAGGCCGTGCAGGCGCTGGCCGGCGCAGAGCGGGTGCACCCCGCCGACCTGTGGAACCACGACTGGCGCTGGCTCGACCTCGGCAAGGATTCGAGCGTCACCCCGCGCGCGCTCGACCAGCAGGCGCATGACGACTTCGAGAAGCAGTTGCTGCCGCTCCTGCGCGGCAACAACCCGAAGGCCGCCAGTGCGCTGAGCGACCTGTGCGCTGGCCTGGGCCTGGGAGCCTCCAGCCTGCCGGCGGCCACGCAGTGGAAGCTGGCCGCCGCCTTCTTCGAAAGCCAGGCCGCCGGCCTGCTGAAGCCCGATGTCTACAGCAAGCGCGTGGCCTCGCGGCTGCTGGCCCAGCTGCGTGCCTTCGAGCGCGGCGGTGCCGACGTGTCGGAGCGCCTCGCGCAGGACATGCTCTTCTTCTGCGCCCAGAGCGCATCGCCGGGTGATGGCCGCAAGGCGCCGCGCCTCGCCGCCGCGCGCCAAGCCTATGGCCTTGCGCAGCATGTGCCGGCCGATTACGAGATCAACCGCCTCGGACGTTTCGACCCCGCGGTGATCGCGCAGGCACGCAAGCGCGTGTCGAGTGCCAAGGACGCGTGGTCCGGCGTGGCAGGTGGCGAGATGCATCGCCTGGGCGGTCTTTCCGAACAGTTCTCGCTGGTCGGTGATTCGCTCAAGCGCCTGTACCCCAACGGCGAGATGCTCGCCGACGAGCTGCAGAACGCCATCGCCCAGACCCAGCAGTCGGGCGCTGCGCCTCAGCCGCCGCTCGCGATGGAAGTCGCGACCAGCGTGCTCTACCTCGAAGCGTCGCTGGAAGACGGCGACTTCGACGACCCCGATGAAGGCAAGCGCGTCGCCCGACTGGCGCAGCGCATCGCCTCGGTCCGCGCCGGCCACACCCCCGACCCGCTCGAAGCGTGGATGGAGGAGCTGTACCGCCGCGTCTCCGACCGCCAGACCATGGGCAGCGTGGTGCAGGAGCTGCGCGCCTCCCTGTCGGAAGCCGAAAAACACATCGACCAGTTCTTCCGCAACCCGGCCGACCGCCCCGCGCTCGCACCGGTGCCGCAGCTGCTGTCGTCGATGCGCGGCGTGCTGTCGGTGCTGGGCATGGACCAGGCCGCGCACGCGGTGCTGCGCATGCGCGACGACGTCGATGGCTTGCTCGCCACCGAAGTCGACCCGCAGCAGGTCGTGCAGTCGGGCACCTTCGATCGCCTGGCCAGCAACCTCGGCGCCTTGGGCTTCCTGATCGACATGCTCAGCGTGCAGCCTCAGGTGGCCAAGTCGCTGTTCGTTTACGACGCCCAAGCCGGCACCCTGAGCCCGCTGATGGGCCGCAGCGCCGCGGCGCGCCAGGCCACCAACCTTGTGGTCCCCGCTGCCCCGGCGCCTGTGGAGCCGCGCCTGATCGAGCAGGCCCAGTCGCTGGCTTTCGCGGCCGTGAGCGACCGTGTGCCCCTCGACGAAGTGGCGCGCGACCTCGACCACCTGTCGCAGGAAGCCAAGGCGGCCGACCAGCCCGAGCTGCTCGCCACCGTCGAAGAAGCCAAGGAAGCGATCGAGCACGCCAGCAGCCCCGAGGAAGTGGCGGCGGTGCGCGAGGAACTGTCCGACAAGCTCGCCGATTTCGTCCACACCGCCAGCGGCCCGATTCCGCTCGACGAAGCGCCGGTCGTCGTGGCCAAGGCGCCGCCCCCGCCGCCTCTGTCGCCCGCGCCCACCAGCATGGCGACCGACCTGGGCGACGACCCCGAGATGCGCGAGATCTTCCTCGAGGAAGCGCGCGAGGTCATCGACACCGCCAAGACCGCGCTCGGTGCGCTGGCCCATTCGCCGGCCAACATCGAGCAGCTCACAACCGTGCGCCGTGCCTTCCACACGCTGAAGGGCAGCTCGCGGATGGTGGGCCTGAAGGAATTCGGCGAAGCCGGCTGGGCCTGCGAGCAGGTCTACAACAGCTGGCTGGCCGACCAGAAGGCCGCTGACCCGAGCCTGCTCGGCTTCACCACCAGCACGCTCGACTACTTCGCCGAGTGGGTGGAAGCGATCTCGCGCCAGAACCCTGCCGGTTTCACGTCGGCACCGGTCAAGGCCGCGGCCGATGCGCTGGGCCGTGGCGAGCCGATCCCCGCGATTGCCGCGTCGCCGGCCAACGACCTGCAGATGGTGTCGCTCTCGTTCCCGGTCGACCTCCCGAGCGAGAAAGACCTGGAGCTCAAGGCGGCCGCGGCGCCGGCGCCGGCCGCACCCGTGGCTGCCCCTGCCTTGCCCGAGGTGTCGTTCGACCTCGACCTGGGATCGTTCGACGACCCAAAACCGCACGCGGCCCCGGTGGCCGCGACTCCGGCGCCCGGTATTGAGCTTCGCTCGCTGGAGCTGCCGGACAGCTTCGACGAGCAGACCGTCATCGAGCCCCGCCCCGCGGCCGAGCCGCTGCCGGCCGCCGATTCGGTCGAGCTGATCGAGCTGGAGCTGGACGACAAGCTGTTTGCGAGCGACGCGCCCGAGGTCATCGAGCCGGCCCCGGCTGTCGCACCCGAGGTGAGCCTTCCCGAGGTGACGGTGCCGGAGGTGAGCCTGCCGGAAGTGACCGTGCCCGTGGTGGCAGAGCAGGCCGAAGCCGCTCCTGAAGCGCCGGCACAAGCCGACGACGACCAGGTCAAGGTGGTCGGCGACCTGCGCATCAGCATTCCGCTCTTCAACATCTACCTCAACGAAGCCGACGAGCTGTCGCGCCGCCTGACCACCGAAGTGGCCGAGTGGGCGATGGAGCTGCATCGCCCGGTGGGCGAGGTGCCCATTGCGCTCGCCCACTCGCTGGCCGGCAACTCGGCGACGGTGGGCTTCGCCGACCTGTCGCACCTGGCGCGCCTGGTCGAGCACGCGCTGATGCGCTCGCAGGCCATCGGCTCGGGCACGCCCGAAGAGGCCCGTCTCTTCGTCGATGCATCGGAAGAAGTGCGCCGCTTGCTGCACCAGTTTGCCGCCGGTTTCCTGAAGCCGGTTGCGCCCGAGCTGCTGCAGCGCCTCGCCGATCACGAGATCAGCTCGGCGCGCCGCCTCGAAGCGGCCAACGCCGCCGAAGCCGCCGCGCCCGAAGTGATCGAGCCGGTCGCGCTGGTGGAAGAGCCGGTCATCGCGCCCGAGCCGGTCGCGGCGCCGCCGGCCCGTGTCTCCCGCCCGGCCCCGCTGGTCGAACACGCCGACGATGCCCTCGTCGCGCATGTCGACAGCACCTTTGGTGGCCTGGACACCAACGTCGGCTCTCTCGGCCAGGCTGAATTCAAGGCGCTCGCGCCGCTGCCGGTGGAAGACACCGCGCGTGCCGCCCCCGTGCGCGCCGATGCGCTGGACGGCGAAGACGACATCGACGCGGTCGACGCGGTCGATGCCGAGCTCTTCCCGATCTTCGAGGAAGAGGCCGAGGAACTGCTGCCCCAGCTCGACGGCAAGCTGCGCGAGTGGGCCCGCCGACCGACCGACAACGGCCCGGCCGCCGCTTGCATGCGCACGCTGCACACGCTGAAGGGCGGTGCCCGCCTGGCCGGTGCCATGCGCCTGGGTGAAATGGCGCACCGGCTGGAAACCGCCATCGAGCACCTGCTGGCGCAAAGCACCGTGACCACCGCGGACGTCGATGCACTGCACGCGCGCTCCGACGCGCTGTCCGCCGTGTTCGAGGCCCTGCGTTCGCGCGATGCGCAAGCCTACGCAGAAGCCGAAGACTCCCTGCACGCCACGTTCTCCGATGAGCCGGTCGCACCGCCGCCGGTGGTGCCGCTGGTGCAGCCGGTGGTCGCACCCGTGCTGCCGTCGTTGGCCGTGATCGAGACGCCGCCGCTGGCCGAGCCGCTGGGGGTGTCCGAGCCCGAGGTGGCACCGGAGCAACCCGTGTCCGCGCCTCGCGTGGCACCTGCCGGCGAGGCCGCTGCAGCGCCCTCGCGCGACATCGATTGGTCGCGCTTCACCGGCAACGTGGAAGCCGATCCGGCGGCCAAGGCGACTGGCGACCGCGGTGTCGCCGCCTCCAACGCTGCGGTTCGCGTGCGCGGCCCGCTGCTCGAACGCCTGGTCAATCAAGCCGGTGAGGTCTCCATCACCCGTTCGCGCATCGAGTCGGAAGTCGGCAACATGCGCAATTCGCTGGGCGACCTGACCGACAACCTGGAGCGTCTGCGCCTTCAATTGCGCGACATCGAGTTCCAGGCGGAAACGCAGATGATCTCGCGTCAGGAAGCCGCCAAGGCAGCGCACGAAGCGTTCGACCCGCTCGAGTCGGACCGTTTCACCCGCTTCCAGGAACTGACCCGCATGATGGCCGAGTCGGTGAACGACGTGGCCACGGTGCAGCGCACGCTGACCCGCACGCTGGAAACGACCGAGGACGAACTTGCCTCGCAGGCCCGCCTCACGCGCGACCTGCAGGACGACCTGCTCCGCACCCGCATGGTGGAGTTCGAATCGTCGTCCGACCGCCTCTACCGCGTGGTGCGCCAGGCCGCCAAGGAAACCGGCAAGCAGGTGCGACTGGACATCGTCGGTGGCTCGATCGAAATTGACCGTGGCGTGCTCGACCGCATGACGCCCGCTTTCGAGCACCTGCTGCGCAACTGCGTGACGCACGGCATCGAATCGCCTGACGCTCGTGCAGGCGCCGGCAAGGACGCGACCGGCAACATCGTCGTGGCCCTGCACCAGGAAGGCAACGAAGTCGCGGTGGAGTTCCGCGACGACGGCGCCGGCCTCAACCTCGCCCGCATCCGCGACAAGGGGCTGGCGATGGGCCTGCTCAACGCGAACGAAGAGCACAGCGCCGGCGACCTGGCCAACCTGATCTTCACGCCGGGCTTCTCGACCGCCGAGACCGTGACCGAACTTGCCGGCCGTGGTGTCGGCATGGACGTGGTGCGCTCCGAAGTCAACGCGATGGGCGGCCGCATCGAGACCGCGACCGCCGCCGGTCAGGGCACGAGCTTCAAGCTGGTGCTGCCGCTGACCACGGCCGTGACGCAGGTGGTGATGGTGCGCTCCGGCTCGACCGTGGTGGCCCTGCCGGCCACGCTGATCGAGATCGTGCGGCGCGCCAGCGCCAAGGAACTGGAAGACGCCTACGCCCAGGGCACCTACACCCTCGGCGAGCGTTCGCTGCTCTTCTTCTGGTTCGGCTCGCTGCTGCAGGAAAGCGCCGTGAGCCAGGAGCCGGTCGGCCGCACCCGCCCGGTGGTGGTGGTGCGCTCGGCGCAGCAGCGCATCGCACTGCACGTCGACGAAGTGCTGGGCACGCAGGAAGTGGTGGTGAAGAACCTCGGGCCGCAGTTGTCGCGCCTGCCGGGTCTTGCCGGCATGACGCTGCTGGCCTCCGGCGCCGTGGCGCTGATCTACAACCCGGTGGCGCTGGCCACGCTGTTCGGCGAAAGCGCGCGCGCCGCGACCGTCGCCGCGCTGCGCTCGCCCAACCAGCCGGTCGCGCCGACGGTGGAAGAGCAAGCGGTGCAGGCCGCGCCGCTGGTGCTGGTGGTCGACGATTCGCTCACCGTGCGCCGCGTCACGCAGCGCCTGCTGGTGCGCGAAGGCTACCGCGTGACGCTTGCCAAGGACGGCATCGAAGCGCTGGAGTGCCTGGCCGACGAGCTGCCGCAGGTCGTGCTGAGCGACATCGAAATGCCGCGCATGGACGGCTTCGACCTCGTGCGCAACATCCGCGGTGACACCCGCCTGCGCGCGCTGCCGGTGATCATGATCACCTCGCGCATCGCGCAGAAGCACCGCGACTACGCGGCGGAGCTGGGCGTCGACCACTACCTCGGCAAGCCGTATTCGGAAGAAGACCTGCTCGCCCTGATCGGCCGTTACACGGCCATGCCCACGCCGGTGTGA
- a CDS encoding GGDEF domain-containing protein, whose translation MSELVDHLAELTGFRDRDILDVTLVGALRDLLRPRVVTIYRAVGDAGNERWITRARLGENDAVATADPVWAEIESLPPLGLYPERLQAMKGQATVVTVPGRHSLSLFPVSTDREVVGVMEIETLDPLSDESRRLVGSILRIYRNFQALLDYSERDTLTGLLNRKTFDESFLKATNEPTGIPMAADGRRLPTASHRHWLGVIDIDHFKSVNDNYGHLIGDEVLLLLSRLMRSSFRFHDRLYRFGGEEFVVLMRCANEQDAALALERMRSNTASYPFPQVGQITISIGFTEVKPGDTPSAAFERADKAVYFAKSHGRNQVQSHAELVARGDLEDESKIGDVELF comes from the coding sequence ATGTCGGAACTGGTCGACCACCTCGCAGAGCTCACTGGCTTTCGTGACCGTGACATCCTCGATGTGACGCTCGTGGGCGCGCTGCGCGACCTGCTGCGCCCGCGCGTGGTCACGATCTACCGCGCAGTGGGCGACGCCGGCAACGAGCGCTGGATCACCCGGGCACGCCTCGGCGAGAACGATGCCGTGGCCACCGCCGACCCGGTCTGGGCCGAAATCGAGAGCCTGCCTCCGCTCGGCCTCTATCCCGAGCGGCTGCAGGCCATGAAGGGCCAGGCCACGGTCGTCACGGTGCCGGGCCGCCACTCCTTGAGCCTCTTCCCCGTCAGCACCGACCGCGAGGTCGTGGGCGTGATGGAGATCGAAACGCTCGACCCGCTTTCCGACGAATCGCGCCGGCTGGTGGGCAGCATCCTGCGCATCTATCGCAACTTCCAGGCGCTGCTCGACTACAGCGAGCGCGACACGCTCACCGGCCTGCTCAACCGCAAGACCTTCGACGAGAGCTTCCTCAAGGCGACGAACGAGCCCACGGGCATCCCGATGGCCGCCGACGGCCGCCGGCTTCCGACGGCCAGCCACCGCCACTGGCTGGGCGTGATCGACATCGACCATTTCAAGTCGGTCAACGACAACTACGGCCACCTCATCGGCGACGAGGTGCTGCTGCTGCTGTCGCGCCTGATGCGCAGCAGCTTCCGCTTCCACGACCGGCTGTATCGCTTCGGTGGCGAGGAGTTCGTCGTGCTGATGCGCTGCGCCAACGAGCAGGACGCCGCGCTCGCACTCGAGCGCATGCGCAGCAACACCGCGAGCTACCCCTTCCCGCAGGTGGGTCAGATCACCATCAGCATCGGCTTCACTGAAGTGAAGCCGGGCGACACGCCGAGCGCTGCCTTCGAGCGTGCTGACAAGGCGGTGTATTTCGCCAAGAGCCACGGCCGCAACCAGGTGCAAAGCCACGCCGAGTTGGTCGCCCGTGGTGACTTGGAAGACGAGTCGAAGATCGGCGACGTCGAGCTGTTCTAG
- a CDS encoding deoxyribodipyrimidine photo-lyase, producing the protein MEKVLDAALVWFRRDLRSSDHAALFHALKAARKVWCAFVFDSAILDPLPRADRRVEFIRDSLQALDAALRQHQPEAGLIVRHGQAVDELPKLAKTLNVQAVYANHDDEPDALARDARVRGALADLGISLHTSKDHVVFERQEVLTGSGSPYSVFTPYKNAWLKKVEPFYVSAYPVEKYASSLAPVPDGLEAGVPTLREIGFERTNLHEMKLGIGEAGAQEMLADFLLRIDRYDTARDFPAVKGPSYLSAHLRFGTVSIRQLAREAASRMHHGSRGAAVWLSELVWRDFYHQVLHHHPHVVGASFKPEYDAIKWEHGKHADALFAAWCEGRTGYPLVDAAMAQINQSGYMHNRLRMVVASFLVKDLGIDWRWGERYFAEKLNDYDLAANNGGWQWAASTGCDAQPYFRIFNPVSQSEKFDGSGKFIRRYLPALARLSDKAIHAPWLARPIELADAGVRLGHDYPEPIVMHDEARAKTLERYAVVKTRSR; encoded by the coding sequence ATGGAAAAGGTCTTGGATGCCGCACTCGTCTGGTTTCGTCGCGACCTGCGGAGCAGCGACCACGCCGCTCTCTTCCACGCTTTGAAAGCTGCGCGCAAGGTGTGGTGCGCCTTTGTGTTCGACAGCGCCATCCTCGACCCGCTGCCCCGCGCCGACCGCCGGGTCGAGTTCATCCGCGACAGCCTGCAGGCGCTCGACGCTGCGCTCCGGCAACACCAGCCGGAAGCAGGCTTGATCGTGCGGCACGGGCAGGCGGTGGACGAGCTGCCCAAGCTCGCCAAGACCCTGAACGTGCAGGCGGTCTACGCCAACCATGACGACGAGCCCGATGCGCTGGCGCGCGACGCCCGTGTGCGCGGTGCGTTGGCCGACCTCGGCATCTCGCTGCACACCAGCAAGGACCATGTGGTCTTCGAGCGCCAGGAGGTTCTCACGGGCAGCGGCTCGCCGTACAGCGTGTTCACGCCGTACAAGAACGCCTGGTTGAAGAAGGTGGAGCCGTTCTACGTGAGCGCCTACCCCGTGGAGAAGTACGCCAGCAGCCTGGCGCCGGTGCCCGACGGTCTCGAGGCTGGCGTGCCCACGCTGCGAGAGATCGGCTTCGAACGCACCAACCTGCACGAGATGAAGCTCGGCATCGGCGAAGCCGGCGCGCAAGAGATGCTGGCCGACTTCCTGCTCCGCATCGACCGCTACGACACCGCCCGCGACTTCCCCGCGGTCAAAGGGCCGAGCTACCTGTCGGCGCACCTGCGTTTCGGCACCGTGTCGATCCGCCAGCTCGCGCGCGAGGCTGCGAGCCGCATGCACCACGGCTCGCGCGGAGCGGCGGTGTGGCTGTCGGAACTCGTCTGGCGTGACTTCTACCACCAGGTGCTGCACCACCACCCCCACGTCGTGGGCGCGAGCTTCAAGCCCGAGTACGACGCGATCAAGTGGGAGCACGGCAAGCACGCCGATGCCCTCTTCGCCGCCTGGTGCGAGGGCCGGACCGGCTACCCGCTGGTCGACGCCGCCATGGCGCAGATCAACCAGTCCGGCTACATGCACAACCGCCTGCGCATGGTGGTGGCGAGCTTCCTGGTGAAGGACCTCGGCATCGACTGGCGCTGGGGCGAGCGCTATTTCGCCGAGAAGCTCAACGACTACGACCTGGCCGCCAACAACGGCGGCTGGCAGTGGGCCGCCTCGACCGGCTGCGATGCGCAGCCCTACTTCCGCATCTTCAACCCGGTGAGCCAGAGCGAGAAGTTTGATGGCAGCGGCAAGTTCATCCGGCGCTACCTGCCGGCGCTGGCGAGACTTTCAGACAAGGCGATCCATGCACCGTGGTTGGCGAGGCCGATCGAGCTGGCGGACGCGGGCGTGCGGCTGGGCCACGACTACCCGGAGCCCATCGTGATGCACGACGAAGCTCGTGCGAAGACGCTCGAACGCTATGCCGTCGTGAAGACCAGGAGCCGCTAG
- a CDS encoding YqgE/AlgH family protein — protein MAGSSINLTNQFLIAMPGMADETFAGAVVYMCEHTDKGALGLVINKPIDIKLKNLFEKVELTLDRADLANEPVYFGGPVQTERGFVLHERLGGDGEDGGHYNSSLQIPGGLEMTTSKDVLEALSHGAGPKKILVTLGYSGWSAGQLEEEIGRNGWITVSAEPGIIFDTPVEQRYDKALSLLGIDPRMLSQEAGHA, from the coding sequence ATGGCCGGCTCGTCCATCAACCTCACCAACCAGTTCCTGATCGCCATGCCCGGCATGGCCGACGAGACCTTTGCCGGTGCGGTGGTCTACATGTGCGAGCACACCGACAAGGGCGCGCTCGGCCTCGTGATCAACAAGCCGATCGACATCAAGCTGAAGAACCTGTTCGAGAAGGTCGAGCTCACGCTGGATCGTGCCGACCTGGCCAACGAGCCGGTCTACTTCGGCGGGCCGGTGCAGACCGAGCGCGGCTTCGTGCTGCACGAGCGCCTGGGCGGCGATGGCGAGGATGGCGGTCACTACAACTCCTCGCTGCAGATCCCGGGCGGCCTGGAGATGACGACCAGCAAGGACGTGCTGGAAGCCCTCTCGCACGGCGCTGGCCCGAAGAAGATCCTCGTCACCCTCGGCTACAGCGGCTGGAGCGCCGGCCAGCTCGAAGAAGAGATCGGCCGCAACGGCTGGATCACCGTCAGCGCCGAGCCCGGCATCATCTTCGACACGCCGGTCGAGCAGCGCTACGACAAGGCGCTGTCGCTCTTGGGCATCGACCCGCGCATGCTGAGCCAAGAGGCGGGGCACGCATGA
- the ruvX gene encoding Holliday junction resolvase RuvX, whose product MSQQALPPISPRSFLAFDFGTKRVGVASGNTLTRTATPLKTVAAEGDARFAALGALIQEWQPEALVVGVPYHPDGAPHDNTARAQRFARQLHGRFRLPVHEVDERYSTTEAHAHGASDVDAASAAIILEQFLKDLP is encoded by the coding sequence ATGAGCCAGCAGGCTCTGCCTCCCATCTCTCCTCGCTCCTTTCTCGCTTTCGATTTCGGTACCAAGCGCGTGGGCGTGGCCAGCGGCAACACCCTCACGCGCACCGCCACGCCCCTGAAGACCGTCGCCGCCGAAGGGGATGCCCGTTTCGCCGCGCTCGGAGCGCTCATCCAGGAGTGGCAGCCCGAGGCGCTGGTGGTCGGCGTGCCCTACCACCCCGACGGCGCACCGCATGACAATACCGCCCGCGCGCAGCGCTTCGCCCGCCAGCTGCACGGCCGCTTCAGGCTGCCGGTGCACGAGGTGGACGAGCGCTACAGCACCACCGAGGCCCATGCCCACGGCGCGAGCGACGTCGATGCGGCCTCGGCCGCGATCATCCTGGAGCAGTTCTTGAAAGACTTGCCATGA
- the pyrR gene encoding bifunctional pyr operon transcriptional regulator/uracil phosphoribosyltransferase PyrR: protein MSTLHLDAEALYGDLLSGVRTLLQPDAVLVGIWSGGAWLAERLQRDLKLAGEPGVISSALHRDDFSSRGLSSADPTKLPFEIEGKPIVLIDDVLYTGRTTRAVINELFDFGRPASVTLAVLVDRGGRELPIQPAYAAARIALPKASRLRLARDDDGRFSFDIQEKKGEGS from the coding sequence ATGAGCACATTGCATCTCGACGCCGAGGCCTTGTACGGTGACTTGCTGAGCGGCGTACGCACTCTGCTGCAACCCGACGCCGTGCTGGTCGGCATCTGGTCCGGCGGCGCCTGGCTGGCCGAGCGCCTGCAGCGCGACCTGAAGCTTGCCGGCGAGCCGGGCGTGATCTCGAGCGCCCTGCACCGCGACGACTTCTCTTCGCGGGGCCTGTCCAGCGCCGACCCGACCAAGCTGCCGTTCGAGATCGAAGGCAAGCCGATCGTGCTGATCGACGACGTGCTCTACACCGGCCGCACCACGCGGGCCGTGATCAACGAGCTCTTCGACTTCGGCCGTCCGGCGAGCGTCACGCTCGCGGTGCTGGTCGACCGTGGCGGCCGCGAGCTGCCGATCCAGCCGGCCTATGCCGCCGCCCGCATCGCCTTGCCCAAGGCCTCGCGCCTGCGCCTGGCGCGCGACGACGACGGGCGCTTCAGTTTCGACATCCAGGAGAAGAAGGGAGAGGGTTCGTGA